The region CTGACCTCCTGCTTGCTTCCTTAAACAGACCTTCTATCCTGCTGTTCCCTCCATTCCCAAGGTACAGGTATACCTTTATGCAGCAGGCCGTCATTGGCTCAAGCTTCCCTTCCACACCAGGTGCCCAAAGTCTCTAGTTCAACACCAACACTAATCCTGTTAGTCCCCCACTTACAAACTTTGCTGTCTATGGAAACAAGTTCAGGCCCTTCAGTCCACCCATCATGAATCTCTGAAGTCCAACCCCTCCTCCAGCAACATGTGTACTGTACACTTATGTTTCCTTTCTGAACCTAATCTGGCCATTGGCCCCTATGCACGTGGAGTTCCCCATATCCCACAGACTGCTTGCTCCTTACAATCCAGCTCTGATTCTGCCTTCTCCAGCAGagtccccatttcccacccttgtCTGTGACTGCACTGGGCCAGAAATGTCCATATCTACCTGTCCCCTACAGTCCCTCACTGGAAGGCAGATTATGTAGCCCTAGCATCTCCCACAGGATGGCCACTCACCCTGCGATTCCGGTTATGATCCACAGTCTTGAGGTGCTTCTGGATGATCCCAAACTGCATGGGAATGAAGAGGTCACAGGCTGCACAGTGGGCTGCCTCTACCTTCTTCACAAAATGCTCCATAGCAATTTCTGTaggggaaaaaggagagagcTGCCACTGGCACCAGGTGTCTAAGATAGACCCAAGAGTTTGGGAAAAACACAGACTAGCTCCTCACTTCATCCTGTGAGTTCCATGTGAGCCTAAGGCTGTTCTCACAAACCCTctctgggggaagagggaagtcATGCTCAGAGGGCAGGCTGAGGCCCTGTTATTGGAGTGGGATGGAACCTTCTCACCTTGTGTCAGATCCTGGTCTCTGTAAATCTGCTGGATCAGACCATCAAGGTCCTCTACGGTTTTTCTGAGTTCCTCTGTCTTCTTGGTCTTATTGGTGACGTACTCCTGCCAGAGACagtgaggagagaaccacatCAAGGTTCGTGTGGGCCGCTCTATTTCCTGAGGGGACTGGAAAGAGAGGAGCAGCTGTGCCTCTTCAAGGCTCACCTGCAGAAAGTCAGCCGTCTGCTTGGGAAGCTTGGTGCCTACGTACTTAAAGTGCTCCTTGTGGAACTTGCTGTCGAGGTGGTTGGCCATCTCATCCTCATAGAAGGTCCGGTACTTGCAGAGAGAACACACAAACTGGATCCTGCCACAGGAGGGAAATGAGGGGCTGAGGCCTGAGTGTCCCATGGAACAGTGCTGTCACCTCACCCAACCCTGCTTCGAGCCCTGAACAGGTTCTGTTCATGGGCCTCTGAAGTGCAGTCCCAGCAGGGGGACAGGCTAGGACCAATGGGTTCGGGAGTAGAAAGGGACAGAACATCTCTAGGCTGCAGTTACTGCAACgtaggggacaggggaggagctGTTCCTTCCCACAGGCAGGAGGCTGATGCAGCAGCTGCTGCAACAGGCAAGGAGTTGCTGGAAGGTAGCCGGAGGGCCTCTCTACCAAGGCTGGGCAGGAGCTTGTGCACTttgcccaactggggaccagaaggaaggatgCCCTGGCATGAGCCAGGCGGCCCTGAGGTGCAGAGTGGAGTACGCAGTCCTGAGGCAGGGCCCGAAAAGGTGCTGCATCTtcctctgggggcctgggggacTGAGAGGCCCAGTCCATCCTCTGCTCAGAGTGCTTGGGGGTGGTGTCAGGAGGGATGGGAGGCAAGCAGGCCTGGGCACCTGCTGCCTCATCTTCCTCTTCCAAGAAGAGACCAGTGTGAGCTAGAAGGAGGACGCCTGCCTGGCCTGCCAGAGGGCAGCCTGGAGTCACCTGAGCGAGGTGCTCTGTCTGGGCCTGGTGTCCACAGCAGAAGCCTGGGgtctggggcctgggctgcagcaggcCGCCGTGGCAAGGGGCAGAGGAGGCCAGCCGCCACCGAGGCCTCGGGGCAGGTCCCTACCTCTGCCGGACGTCCTTATCTGGGCCACGGGGTCAGCTTTTTCTGGAGAGCCCAGGGGGCCGGGCGCCGGCGAGGCTGAGGAAGGTCCAGCAAGAGCAAGAGTCtgaggcggaggaggaggaggcaagcGCCAGTACGGGAGCCCTGAGGGCAGACAGACCCGACCAAGGGGCGTGAAGGGCTCAGCCACAGATAGACCCGGCCTGATAGGGCCGGTggacagggcagagggcaggcccaAGGCTGCCACAGCCCACAGGTGCTGCCATCTCTCCTGGGTACAGCGGCGGCCTCTTGGCAGCTAGCTGGGGTGGCACAGGCGCCTTGGACCTTGAGTCTCTGATGTGCTGGCCCCCTCCCGCAGGGGCATCAGGCCCCCAGTGCACCTCGAGGCTCCTGCGCCAATTTGACCAAGCGCCGGAGCTTCTGGGCAACAGTGCTGAGCAGTGTCTGGTCTCAGACCCAAGACACCAGTGGTCGCCAGGTGACCATAGAGAGACAGGGGACGAGCCAGGCCTTGGAGCTGGGTCGGGTGGGAAGCAGGGTCCATGCACGGCCGAGCAGGTGGCAGCTCCCAAGGGAGGCTGGAGGGCGATGAGGCGGCAGAGCTATGGCCCCTTTCTCCTGGCAGCAGCCCCAATTGTGAGGCAGAGGCAAAAAGGTGGGGAGCGGGGAGCTGGTTACCTTTCTACCATGCGGTCTCGTTGCCGTTTCTTCTGCTTGTCCTGGCTCTTCTTGCCTGCTTGTAACTTGCGCTTGGTCTGGCCACCCTCATCCTGGGTGCTCAAGGACCCTATGAGAACAAAGGAGCATAGCTACCAGCTTGGCTCCAACAGGTCAGGATAGGCCCTGTGGCCTGTAGCTGTATCATCTGCCATCTACTCCAGGGGGTCCATTTTGAGAGCAGCTGCTGAGCAAGGCCTCTGGCCTTGACCAGGTGGGTACCATGGGAGCAGTTTTGGCTTAGGTCTTGGCCTTAAACGGGGAAGATACACACTGACCCCACCACTGTCCAGGACACCCACACTCTGCAGAGTGGGCCACTAGGAAGCTGGAAGGCAAAGAGAGGCCACCTTGGTGGGGAGGGCCTATGTGTGGGATGCAGTGAGGCTATGGCCAGGGCCTAAGTACAGCCCCCAGAGGCAAAGATCCCAAAGTTTACACAGCCCTGCCCATCCCCACTGGACACCATGGCAATAGTGGGCTAAGGATGTATTTACTGTTAGGTACCTGTCGGCACTCACTTGGGTGGGGGGACACAGACTCCCAAAacaggggctggagaggggctAAGGGAGAGAACATGTACACCAGAGCCGCAAAAACTGCACCAAAGGTCCCAGCTTAGACACCAGCCACTGAGGACTTGGACTTCATATTACTAAGGGACTGAGGGCAGGGGGTGTGCCTGGGGTTCACTTATACTTGTTTGCTGCCCGCACTGGAAGTCAAAACTAATGTGCTAGGAGGAGCCATCACCACCCATAGCCTCTCTGAAAATAGGGACAGAATAGAAAGGGGCCAGAGAAAGAGGagccccctgccagccccacaAGGTAAGGCCCAAGCTGGGTATGTTTATGCCACAACCCTGCCCTCAGCTGGATGCCTCCTACCATGAGCACCCGGAAGAGCTGCCGCAACACACAGACCACTCAGGAGACTCACCCTTGTCTGCATCCTCTTTGCcgtcctcctttccctcctcttttccctcttcGTCTTCTCCTTCCTAAGACATGATTTCAAAAACCCAATGTCAAGCATTTGCAGTTGTTTGCAATGGCTATAAATGACAAGGCCCTGAATGTGACAGATACTGGGCCAGGTGCCACACACCTTCCCAGCAGCCCTTGCTCCCTCTACCAGagctctctgcctccctgtgaAAGCCCTGCTCTGTGGCTCAGGGACTCACACAGTCCACTCTTCACTGGCACCCCTGCAGACAAAGCACACAGGGCCAGAGCCACTTACCACTCTGGAGCCCCTTTCCACAGCGTCTGCACCTTCAGTGCCATCAGCAGCTTCCCCTTCAGTGCCCTCATCTAGAAGAGGAGACACATTCAGCCCAGGAGTTCCAGGGGCAGGAGGTAGGGGCAGTGACCAGTGACAAGGGTGACCCTTGCTCACCATTGTCCGAGTCACTGTTGTCCGAGCAATCAGTCCGGGAGGCTTTGCTGTCTGGCTCATCAGGGCTGCCActctgcttcctcttcttcttcttggtCTAGGTCAGAAAGGGGGAGCTGGGTCAGGGCAGGTGGCTCTGAGCTCCTTGTTCTGCCTAGTCAGGAGCCAAGAAGGGAGACCTCTTCCACTCACCCGGAAGTCAGCTGTGGTCCAGGTCTTCCAAGTCCGCCTCATCTGCTTCATGCCATTGCCAAACCCGAAGCCAAAGCGGGAGCCGCCTGGGAAGGCGCCCCCACCACGCATGCCCTGGAACATGCCATACTCCGGGATGATGTtctgggagaagagggagggcagcctggaggCACCAGGCGTGCACTGTCCCCGGGCCCCCATGGGGTCTTCCCACATGCGCCCGTAGCCTGAGGCCATTGGCCGGCTACTCCGGGAGTCCCGGGCCCAGCCCTGAGCCCGTGGGCCAAAGGTGTCGCTGCCACGCATGCGAAAGTGGTCTCGGTAGGCATCATACTGGCCCTCGTAGGCCATTTCCATCTCAGAGTCAAGTTCGCCATAGTCGTAGCCCGACCGGTAAAGGTCACGCTCACTCAGGACAGCCCTCGAGTCACAGGCCTCGTAGGAATCATATCTGCAGAGGCAGGTGGCAAGGATCAGGGAGGGCCTCAGGTTCTGTCGCCTTTCTTTCCCCCCAAACCCCCGTCCTGGGGACAGAAAGCTCTGTTCCAGTACCCACCCACCTTGCTGGAGAGGCTCAATGTTCAGAAATGCCAGGTAAAAGGCCTCTCGGGAGCAGAGTTCTAACAGTAGGAACGGCCCCCTCAGCTGATGTCCCCACAAGCCTGCATGTGGACAATCACCAGCCTGGGGACCCTAAGAAGGACTGAGGACCGGGGTGGAGTAAGTCTCAGGGGCAGAGACACCAGAGACCCCTTAACCCTTTGAAAGCACATGCATGTATCTGTGGTAGCCACTCCACCAAAGGTTGTTCCTtggcagaggcagagctgagcaCCCCAACATCCTCCAGCACATGAAATGCCTGTCCAATGGGCTGATAATGCCCATGAGAAGCCTGAATTGATCTCATCCCTCATGGCTGGGGGAATCCCAAAACTCTCCAAAGCCCCTCATTACCCAAAAGGAGAAGGGGAACAAATGGGAAATGTTTTCCAGGAAAAACACTTTGAGCTTGCCCAAGGACTGGAAAAAATGCTCTATTCCATCAAGCTGGAaccctgggggaaggggagaggggggaggtggggcaggggattGAACCCTATGTAGTAACGAGAAAGGTAGGCTGAACCTCCTATGGCAGGAGACAGGGCACTGCAGAGAGCCATTCTACCCATGGCTGTAGCCCACAGCCCCACAGGCCCAGAACCCACTTGTCTCTCAGGCACAGGAAGTGGCCAGTGCTACCCAGTTGCCACTTCATCCCTCACGCCTGGATCCAGGCTGTGGCAGATGGTACATAGGCAGCAGCAAAGGGGCCACAAGGTCACCAGGACAAGAGCCAAGCCCCTCCCTGCCTTTGGCAGCCTCAATTTCAAGCACTGTGGCTGTCAGCACAAGGGCAAGGGTTGTGCCTGGGGTTCCCTCAACACTTTTTTTGCTTTCTACATAACCCATGCAAGCAagtccctctgcctcccagtgGCCCTGGGGGTCTCACTTGACCCCACCAGTACCCAGCAAGGCCCCTCCTCACTTTCTGCTCTCCCCATCTGTCAGCTGGAGCCATTAGACCCACTACTCCACTTTGTGCTAGAAATCCATATACTCCCTCCCTGAAGCTTCTTACTAGAGCACAAGAATGCCTGGGCCACCACCAGTTCAGACAGTGACAAATGCCTACAGAGTAATGCTGTGGAGTAGGGCAGGTCTGGGTGCCaggcccagctccaccacttactcCTGGGTGCCTTTGGGCAAGGGTGTGACATGCCTGTGCCTCATGTTGCCCATCCGCAGAATGAGGACAGGACAGTTCTTCACAGGGTACTTTGGAGGATCGACAGGTGCACACGTCTGTCAGGTGCTGAAGGGCAGCCAGGAAGTGTTCATGTCTGCCCTGTCCCTTATGTAAGGATGGCCCAACACACTGTGCTCAGCCCCACAGCCTCATCCCACTCTTCACACCCAACCCATCTGTCCTGCCCTGACAGCAGGAAGATGTAAACTCTTGTGCAAATTCCAAACGGCTGTCTCCAGAGGGAAGGACTACTTAACACTCTGCTCCTATGAGCCATTTGGAGGGTGCAGTAAAACCAGCCTGGTCTGAGGTTGTTCTCCGCTACAAGCTTGGGGAGAGGCTGGTCATTGGGCagtggggtgagggcaggggggCAAAGCCAGAGGATAGTGTACTGGACCCCAGCAGAGTCTCTGGGAGCGTCAGCAAGAGagcaaggagggagaaagcagacACATAGGCAGTTCAGAGAGGGAGAAGGCAACAGGCAGGAAGCGCCCCTACAGAGCCTCAGGCCCTAGGCAGGTGCCCACTCACCTTTCTCCACCTGAGCTGTACATGCTTCCTTGTATCATGTCTGTCTCCAAGTGCGGCACCATATCTAAGCGCTGGTTAATTCTGGACAAAACGGAATCGGCACTGGCGCTACCCACAGCACTAGGGTTTGCATTTGTGTCAGAGCTAGGCATTTCCCAAGAGTTTGAAGTGGCCATACCGTACCCATAGTTGGTGGTGTTATCCTGGCCATAGCCATAGCCATAACCATAGTTCTCGTAGCCTGCaacagggagacagacagagatggcaggggcagggagaagacagGCAGAGACAGAGCCGAACACAGACACAAGGGCATTTTCTGTTAGAGACAATCTAGGGACCCTAGCCACCCAAGGAGTTCTCCTGTGTAGGAGTAGCCAACCCAGAGCCCTCAAAGGCACCCATCCCACCTGATCAGGCTGGGCAGTGGCAGAAATACACAACCAGCTCAATCCCAAGGGAGAGGAGAGCGATCATGGAAATGATACTTGCCTCTGTTTGTCCCAGAGTTCCAAGTTCCATATCCTACAAAAAGTAAAAGGGTAGTTACCTCTTACAATACAATGAGAGTTTAGTTCAGGAATGAAAGAAGACAATGACTTCTACTATCTGGCTGTAGGAGATTGAACCCGTCCTTAACTGAGAAGCCTGGAGCTTGAGAGAACCACTTAAATGATCCAGGCCACTTGCTGCCCTGGCGCTCCACTTTCTGGGTCTCTGACCACCTGCTATTCAAGGAGCTTCCCCTTCAAAACACTCTCAGCTAGGGAATTTGGCTCCCATACTCTCTTAAGGACCCAAAATTAGAAGATTACCCCTGTTCCTGGCTAACCACTGatcagaggaaaaggagagtggTTCCCAGCGCCTCACATAGACTCTGCTGTACAAGAAGCTCAGCACCAAGTCCACATCAACTCTGAAGTCATTTCACTCAAACTGTCCAACAACGTTTTGTGGAGTAGAGAAACTGACCATGCTAGTCCCTCAAATGTCTGGAAGGGCCACCAAGCCATCAAATTGTGTGAGTATAACACATCAGCAGAGGAAAAGACAAGACACAACTCCAATCCGGATTATAAACTAAATATGCTCTGTAGTTTATCacagaacatgaaaaaaattcattCCTTCAGGAACACAAAGCCATTTAGAACTGATGAAGTATGAAGCCAAGTGGGAACTGAGTCAAGCAGACATGCTTCCTCCATAAGGGAATTCATGAGGACAAGCACCTTCCCAGTATCTTTGGTGAGGGCCCAGAGTCATCTCCTACTCCTGGTTCTCTCTGCCCTGCAAAGAGGCCATGCTCATTCCAGAGCAGGACGAAAGTTCAGCGAGATGGCAGCATGATGAATGGCAGAATGCACCCACAGTGGAGCAAGAACACACACACTGAAAAGAACCAGGcaggccccggctggtgtaggtagctcagtggattgagtgccagcctgtgaatcaaagggttgctagttcaattcccagtcacagcacatgcctgggttgcaggcctggtgcccaggaggggtgcatgagaggcaactacatattaatgtttctctccctttctctctcccttcccctctctctaaaaatcaataaataaaatgttaaaaaaaaaaaaagaactaggcaGAACCTGGGACAGGTTGAGATCCTTCTTAATCTAGTGCACAAACAGACTGGGGAGGTGTCAAAAACCAGCAAGGGACTTTAGATgaccattatttttaatgcatgtgAGCACAAAAGAGCTCATGAAGCAAAAAAGCACTTCATCTGGGGAAACCAAAGCAGACTcttctcattcactcatttattcaaaaacTAGCATCTTAAGCACACAGAGCAGAGCCTGGCAGATGTGGGCACTGCTCAGGCCCAGAGCATAGCATGTTAAAAGAGAGAGACAATACAAACCAATGAGTGGCAATGGACAGTCAGAAGTGAGAAATCACATAATGAGTGATGAATAAGAAGAGAGGCTGGCAGAGCTACACAAGGAATAATGCACTTAGCCCTGGCAGCTACAGAGAGCCTGGCCATGTGGCTGTTTGCATGAGGGACAGTGACCCTAAATATTCAAAAGGAGACAGGACTGGGAGGCAAGGCAGACTCGTTGAGGCTGTTAGTGAGGCTGTTGAGGACCTACCAGAACAGTGAGGAAGCACAAGGGAAGGAAAGAGTGGACACTGACTCTGTGAATACAAGCACAGGCTGCTGGCTGTTATGATAGGCTCAGACAAGCAGTCCCTATGTACTAACTGCTACGCCCAGAGCAACCCAGACTCGCTGATGGGCTCCCCAGTTGGGTCCTTTCAGGTAGAAACCTTTGTTTATCTACCCTATGGCATTTGGAGACACAACCTCCACCCTCCAAGATTTGCTCCTTCCAAAAGAATATCCAAACTCACTTCCATTCCCAGAAAGATAAGATCATTTTTAACAAAGGGAATTTTTaggacatttctttttaaattattttctaaatcctcacctgagaacatacgcactaattttagagagaacagaaaggagggagaaatataagagagaaacatcaactagttGTCTttcatatatgccctgactggggaccaaacccacagcctaggtatgtgccccaaccaggaaatgaacctttggtttgcaggatgatgcccaaccaactgagccacaccagtcagggctgggccatggatacacacacacacacacacacacatttttaaaagaaacaagtcagagaaaatGAGATGGTCACAGTAAGCAATActtataaagcaaaaataaattcttgGTGAAATATCTCATATGGGCACCAAAAAAGAATCTATTAAGCTTTATGTAGCACAAGGAAATTTGctatagtaagaaaaataaagcaggatacACAACTCTAGCCACCCATAAATTATTCAACTACCTA is a window of Phyllostomus discolor isolate MPI-MPIP mPhyDis1 chromosome 8, mPhyDis1.pri.v3, whole genome shotgun sequence DNA encoding:
- the AKAP8L gene encoding A-kinase anchor protein 8-like isoform X3, whose protein sequence is MSYTGFVQGSETTLQSTYSDTSAQPTCDYGYGTWNSGTNRGYENYGYGYGYGQDNTTNYGYDSYEACDSRAVLSERDLYRSGYDYGELDSEMEMAYEGQYDAYRDHFRMRGSDTFGPRAQGWARDSRSSRPMASGYGRMWEDPMGARGQCTPGASRLPSLFSQNIIPEYGMFQGMRGGGAFPGGSRFGFGFGNGMKQMRRTWKTWTTADFRTKKKKRKQSGSPDEPDSKASRTDCSDNSDSDNDEGTEGEAADGTEGADAVERGSRVEGEDEEGKEEGKEDGKEDADKGSLSTQDEGGQTKRKLQAGKKSQDKQKKRQRDRMVERIQFVCSLCKYRTFYEDEMANHLDSKFHKEHFKYVGTKLPKQTADFLQEYVTNKTKKTEELRKTVEDLDGLIQQIYRDQDLTQEIAMEHFVKKVEAAHCAACDLFIPMQFGIIQKHLKTVDHNRNRRLMMEQSKKSSLMVARSILNNKLISKKLESYLKGENPFTDSPEEEKEQEEAEGSVLDEGAMVEAAGDTEGTESMPVQPPVPPEPTPGAVSPPPPPPPEEEEEAVPLLGGALQRRIRGIPGLDVDDDEEEGGGDTP
- the AKAP8L gene encoding A-kinase anchor protein 8-like isoform X1; translation: MSYTGFVQGSETTLQSTYSDTSAQPTCDYGYGTWNSGTNRGYENYGYGYGYGQDNTTNYGYGMATSNSWEMPSSDTNANPSAVGSASADSVLSRINQRLDMVPHLETDMIQGSMYSSGGERYDSYEACDSRAVLSERDLYRSGYDYGELDSEMEMAYEGQYDAYRDHFRMRGSDTFGPRAQGWARDSRSSRPMASGYGRMWEDPMGARGQCTPGASRLPSLFSQNIIPEYGMFQGMRGGGAFPGGSRFGFGFGNGMKQMRRTWKTWTTADFRTKKKKRKQSGSPDEPDSKASRTDCSDNSDSDNDEGTEGEAADGTEGADAVERGSRVEGEDEEGKEEGKEDGKEDADKGSLSTQDEGGQTKRKLQAGKKSQDKQKKRQRDRMVERIQFVCSLCKYRTFYEDEMANHLDSKFHKEHFKYVGTKLPKQTADFLQEYVTNKTKKTEELRKTVEDLDGLIQQIYRDQDLTQEIAMEHFVKKVEAAHCAACDLFIPMQFGIIQKHLKTVDHNRNRRLMMEQSKKSSLMVARSILNNKLISKKLESYLKGENPFTDSPEEEKEQEEAEGSVLDEGAMVEAAGDTEGTESMPVQPPVPPEPTPGAVSPPPPPPPEEEEEAVPLLGGALQRRIRGIPGLDVDDDEEEGGGDTP
- the AKAP8L gene encoding A-kinase anchor protein 8-like isoform X2 — encoded protein: MSYTGFVQGSETTLQSTYSDTSAQPTCDYGYGTWNSGTNRGYENYGYGYGYGQDNTTNYGINQRLDMVPHLETDMIQGSMYSSGGERYDSYEACDSRAVLSERDLYRSGYDYGELDSEMEMAYEGQYDAYRDHFRMRGSDTFGPRAQGWARDSRSSRPMASGYGRMWEDPMGARGQCTPGASRLPSLFSQNIIPEYGMFQGMRGGGAFPGGSRFGFGFGNGMKQMRRTWKTWTTADFRTKKKKRKQSGSPDEPDSKASRTDCSDNSDSDNDEGTEGEAADGTEGADAVERGSRVEGEDEEGKEEGKEDGKEDADKGSLSTQDEGGQTKRKLQAGKKSQDKQKKRQRDRMVERIQFVCSLCKYRTFYEDEMANHLDSKFHKEHFKYVGTKLPKQTADFLQEYVTNKTKKTEELRKTVEDLDGLIQQIYRDQDLTQEIAMEHFVKKVEAAHCAACDLFIPMQFGIIQKHLKTVDHNRNRRLMMEQSKKSSLMVARSILNNKLISKKLESYLKGENPFTDSPEEEKEQEEAEGSVLDEGAMVEAAGDTEGTESMPVQPPVPPEPTPGAVSPPPPPPPEEEEEAVPLLGGALQRRIRGIPGLDVDDDEEEGGGDTP